The following coding sequences are from one Chloroflexota bacterium window:
- a CDS encoding aldo/keto reductase, producing MEYRRLGKTGLDVSVVGMGCWGLSGGLGHVSQAQANATVHAAIDAGVTLFDTADAYGPRLSELMLGKALRGVRDQVLIATKVGQIGWNTGHLLSYESVEHVHNCCDASLYRLGTDVIDIYQCHQPNPAHPEVLVEAFEQLLQAGKIRSYGVSTDDPAVLRAFDERGGNGVCQLGYSALNRAAERQILPLCAEWDIGTLVRVPLERGILTGKFDRGTVFDDMNRSAWNESARAEFLAQLDAAEQIRPLTNARRSMTQVSLAYLLAHPAVTSVIPGMKTPEQARGNAAAADVALTADEIELIRSIPESTSVPLGASGKPIDRSPT from the coding sequence GTGGAGTATCGACGGCTGGGCAAGACCGGACTCGACGTGTCCGTCGTGGGCATGGGCTGCTGGGGTCTCAGCGGCGGGTTGGGACACGTGTCGCAGGCTCAGGCCAACGCGACGGTGCACGCGGCCATCGATGCCGGGGTGACGCTGTTCGACACGGCCGACGCCTACGGACCGCGCCTGAGCGAGCTGATGCTCGGCAAGGCGCTGCGCGGCGTGCGCGACCAGGTGCTCATCGCGACCAAGGTGGGCCAGATCGGCTGGAACACGGGGCACCTGCTCAGCTATGAGTCGGTCGAGCACGTCCACAACTGCTGCGACGCCAGCCTCTACCGCCTCGGAACCGACGTGATCGACATTTACCAGTGCCACCAGCCCAATCCGGCGCATCCCGAGGTGCTGGTGGAGGCCTTCGAGCAGCTGCTCCAGGCGGGCAAGATCCGGTCCTACGGCGTCTCGACGGACGATCCGGCGGTGCTGCGCGCCTTTGACGAGCGCGGCGGCAACGGCGTCTGCCAACTCGGGTACAGCGCGCTCAACCGCGCGGCGGAGCGCCAAATACTGCCGCTGTGCGCCGAGTGGGACATCGGAACGCTGGTGCGCGTGCCGTTGGAGCGGGGCATCCTCACCGGGAAGTTCGACCGGGGCACGGTCTTCGACGACATGAACCGCTCGGCGTGGAACGAGTCCGCGCGGGCCGAGTTCCTCGCGCAACTTGACGCCGCGGAGCAAATTCGTCCGCTGACGAACGCGCGGCGCAGCATGACGCAGGTCTCGCTGGCCTATCTGCTGGCGCACCCGGCGGTGACGTCGGTGATTCCCGGAATGAAGACGCCGGAGCAGGCGCGCGGCAACGCCGCGGCTGCCGACGTGGCCCTGACGGCGGACGAGATCGAGTTGATACGGAGTATTCCGGAGTCGACGTCCGTGCCGCTGGGCGCATCCGGAAAGCCCATCGACCGGTCGCCGACTTAA